One genomic window of Hemitrygon akajei chromosome 1, sHemAka1.3, whole genome shotgun sequence includes the following:
- the LOC140731808 gene encoding uncharacterized protein yields MSTRSSIKSLSKSSSSCDRGSRASSKATQARAKAEAAKVRARFAKEELEVKMKAAAREAENQKEAAAREAENQKEKAAREAENQKEAAAREAENQKEAAAREAENQKEKAAREAENELERKRVEARLEALKLEREAAAAEVEAELIEDAEEMHDPKDGKSTSEKIGLERTRDYVQSQMKWKTLSSSPYLFDNVPLHEESWRGPTASRPSEEDNLPSQLRDEPRNARAHDNYFSTPNLPDLGRREAKTESRPANPITDVRPQSCTCGHVPSARTPPADESAARYFARRDLVTSGLYRFDDKPENYRAWYSTFTNAIDGFQLRATQELDLMAKWLGKESCEQVRRMRSVYINKPELALKKAWERLQEGYGAPEIIEAALCQRLGNFPKVSAKDHTKLREFGDLLMEIQGAKEDGHSAGLVYLDTPTGIRQLVDKLPFGLQDRWLSVASDYKEEHEGQFPPFEYFTRFVCKEAKKRNDPSLIGPGSSTIYTKPDKSTSNNSNITKPVSALKTEVLTTNNDSSKNCPLHNKPHPLKRCRTFREKPLEEKKALLEEKGICFRCCSSTSHCARECTIAVKCLECDSTNHDWAMHPGPSPQTDNAPSPPQQDGGEGEAHSRTTVVSSSCTEVCGQAQASRSCSKICLTKVYPKGAKDKAIKAYVILDDQSNRSLVSPKFFNLFNIESEQFPYYLRTCSGNMKTYGRRAEGFQIESLDGKVLICLPPLVECEKILNNRTEIPTPSAVLHQPHLHHIAKHIPELDPEAEILLLLGRDVLRVHKVRQQVNGPHDAPFAQRLDLGWVVIGEVCPGNEHKSTANTLKTNVLESSRHMILQPRTSSMCVQEAPQGFNKRKVTDETLGQSVFAQKEHDNKLAPSAQDATILKTEDTKVFRDKANSGVAPLPFRESRQCLPNNKEQAVKRFTPLQKPRKGDLRCSKASDRPTRYWAHQWQRSQPL; encoded by the coding sequence atgtcaacccgatccagcatcaagtcgttgtcaaagtcatcgtcatcctgcgataggggcagtagggcatcaagtaaggccacccaagcaagagcgaaagcagaagccgccaaggtgcgagcgcgctttgccaaagaagaattagaagtaaagatgaaagcggctgccagagaagccgaaaaccagaaggaagcggctgccagagaagccgaaaaccagaaggaaaaggctgccagagaagccgaaaaccagaaggaagcggctgccagagaagccgaaaaccagaaggaagcggctgccagagaagccgaaaaccagaaggaaaaggctgccagagaagccgaaaacgaattggaaaggaaaagggtagaggcacggttagaagcgctgaagctagaacgagaagcagcagctgccgaggtggaagcagagttaatagaagacgccgaagaaatgcatgatccgaaggacggaaaatctacctcagaaaagatcggattggaacgtacaagggactatgtccaatctcaaatgaaatggaagactctttcttcctctccttacttattcgataacgtcccacttcacgaggagtcttggagaggcccgacggcatcacgtccatccgaggaagataatttaccctcgcaactccgcgatgaacccaggaatgcaagggctcacgacaattacttctcgacaccgaacttaccggatttggggagaagagaggcaaagactgagtccagaccagcaaatcccataacagatgtacgccctcagtcatgtacctgtggacatgttccctcagcccgcacgccacctgcagacgaatccgcagcacggtatttcgcacgacgggatctcgtcacttcaggactataccggtTTGACGATAAAcccgaaaattaccgtgcatggtactccactttcaccaacgctatcgacggattccagctcagagcaacccaggagttggatcttatggcaaaatggctgggaaaagaatcatgcgaacaggtgagacgcatgcgttcagtgtacatcaacaaacccgagctagcattgaagaaagcatgggagagacttcaggagggctacggagcccccgaaattattgaggcggcgctatgccaacgtttgggaaattttcctaaggtgtcagccaaggaccacaccaagctaagagaatttggagatttactcatggagattcaaggcgccaaagaagatggccactcagctggtctagtatacctagacactccaaccgggattagacaactcgtggacaaacttccatttgggctgcaggacaggtggttgtccgttgcctcagattacaaggaagaacacgaaggtcaattccctcccttcgagtatttcaccaggttcgtgtgcaaggaggcgaagaagcgaaacgatcctagcctcataggtccaggaagcagtacaatttacaccaagccagataaatccacttcgaataattccaacattactaaaccagtctcagcgcttaagactgaagtccttacaactaacaacgactctagcaagaattgtccattgcataacaaaccccaccccctcaaaagatgcagaacgtttagggaaaaaccccttgaagagaagaaggccctcctcgaggagaaaggaatatgctttagatgctgttcctcgacctctcactgtgcgagagagtgtacgatcgccgtgaagtgcctggaatgtgatagcactaatcacgactgggccatgcatcctggcccgtcaccgcaaaccgacaacgctccttcacccccacaacaggacggcggggagggagaagctcactccaggacaactgttgtcagctcgagctgtacggaagtttgcggtcaagctcaggcaagccgttcttgttcaaagatctgtctcactaaggtgtaccctaagggagccaaagacaaggccatcaaagcctacgtaattctggacgatcagagcaaccgctcgctagtcagtccaaagttctttaacttgttcaacattgagagtgagcagttcccatactaccttagaacttgctcaggcaacatgaaaacttacggaaggagggccgaaggcttccagatcgagtccctggatggtaaagtcctcatctgtctccccccactcgtagagtgcgagaaaatcttgaataaccgcactgagatcccgacgccaagtgcggtgctacaccaaccacatctccaccacatcgccaaacacatcccagagctggatccagaagcagaaatactcctgctattaggaagagatgttctccgggtacataaggttaggcagcaggtcaatggaccacacgacgccccctttgcccaacgcctggatctgggctgggtggtgataggagaggtgtgccctggcaacgaacacaaatcaacggctaacacactcaagaccaatgtgctagagagtagccgccatatgattcttcaaccccgcacaagttccatgtgcgtccaggaagcaccacaaggctttaacaagcgcaaagtaactgacgagacgctcggtcagtctgtctttgctcaaaaggagcatgataataaactcgctccatcggctcaagacgccaccatcttaaaaacggaggacaccaaggtcttcagagacaaagcaaatagtggggtcgccccactacctttcagagaatcacgccagtgcttgccaaacaacaaagagcaggcagtcaagcggttcacgcccttgcaaaaaccacgaaaaggagacctgagatgcagcaaagcatccgatcgacccacgaggtactgggcacaccaatggcagaggtcacagccattatga